A window of Chitinispirillales bacterium contains these coding sequences:
- a CDS encoding IS1595 family transposase produces MENKYIIRSRISEHKFREILKIFCLDIEA; encoded by the coding sequence ATGGAAAACAAATATATAATTCGTTCAAGAATTTCAGAGCATAAATTTAGGGAGATTCTAAAGATATTTTGTTTGGATATAGAAGCTA